From Pseudomonas alcaligenes, a single genomic window includes:
- the gabD gene encoding NADP-dependent succinate-semialdehyde dehydrogenase: MQLKDAQLFRQQAYIDGTWQDADSGQTLEVNNPATGEILGSVPKMGAAETRRAIEAADRALPAWRALTAKERAGKLRRWFELMMENQDDLARLMTLEQGKPLAEAKGEIAYAASFLEWFAEEAKRVYGDVIPGHQPDKRLIVIKQPIGVTAAITPWNFPAAMITRKAGPALAAGCTMVLKPASQTPYSALALAELAERAGIPAGVFSVVTGSAGAVGNELTSNPIVRKLSFTGSTEIGRQLMAECAKDIKKVSLELGGNAPFIVFDDADLDAAVEGALISKFRNNGQTCVCANRMYVQDGVYDAFVDKLKAAVAKLNIGNGLETGTTTGPLIDNKAVAKVQEHIEDALGKGATLAMGGKPHALGGSFFEPTILINVPNTAAVAKEETFGPLAPVFRFKDEADVIAMSNDTEFGLASYFYARDLGRVFRVAEALEYGMVGINTGLISNEVAPFGGVKASGLGREGSKYGIEDYLEIKYLCLGGI; this comes from the coding sequence ATGCAACTGAAAGACGCCCAGCTGTTCCGTCAGCAAGCCTATATCGACGGCACCTGGCAGGACGCCGACAGCGGCCAGACCCTCGAAGTCAACAACCCGGCTACTGGCGAAATCCTCGGCAGCGTGCCGAAGATGGGTGCTGCTGAAACCCGCCGCGCCATCGAAGCGGCCGACCGCGCCCTGCCGGCCTGGCGTGCACTGACCGCCAAAGAGCGCGCTGGCAAGCTGCGCCGCTGGTTCGAACTGATGATGGAAAACCAGGACGATCTGGCCCGTCTGATGACCCTGGAGCAAGGCAAGCCGCTGGCCGAAGCCAAGGGCGAAATTGCCTATGCCGCCTCCTTCCTGGAGTGGTTCGCTGAAGAAGCCAAGCGCGTCTACGGTGACGTGATTCCGGGCCACCAGCCGGACAAGCGCCTGATCGTCATCAAGCAGCCGATCGGTGTTACCGCCGCCATCACTCCGTGGAACTTCCCGGCCGCGATGATCACCCGTAAAGCTGGCCCGGCCCTGGCCGCTGGCTGCACCATGGTGCTCAAGCCCGCTTCGCAGACTCCGTACTCCGCTCTGGCCCTGGCCGAGCTGGCCGAGCGTGCTGGCATTCCGGCCGGCGTGTTCAGCGTCGTCACCGGCAGCGCCGGCGCCGTAGGTAACGAGCTGACCAGCAACCCGATCGTGCGCAAGCTGAGCTTCACCGGCTCCACCGAAATCGGTCGCCAGCTGATGGCCGAATGCGCCAAGGACATCAAGAAAGTGTCCCTGGAACTGGGCGGCAACGCACCGTTCATCGTCTTCGACGACGCCGACCTGGATGCCGCCGTGGAAGGCGCGCTGATCTCCAAGTTCCGTAACAACGGCCAGACCTGCGTGTGCGCCAACCGCATGTATGTACAGGACGGCGTGTACGACGCCTTCGTCGACAAGCTGAAAGCCGCCGTGGCCAAGCTGAACATCGGCAACGGCCTGGAAACCGGCACCACCACCGGCCCGCTGATCGACAACAAGGCTGTGGCCAAGGTGCAAGAGCACATCGAAGACGCCCTCGGCAAAGGCGCCACCCTGGCCATGGGCGGCAAACCGCACGCTCTGGGCGGCAGCTTCTTCGAGCCGACCATTCTGATCAACGTGCCGAACACTGCGGCCGTGGCCAAGGAAGAAACCTTCGGCCCGCTGGCGCCGGTGTTCCGCTTCAAGGACGAAGCCGACGTGATCGCCATGTCCAACGACACCGAGTTCGGCCTGGCTTCCTACTTCTATGCCCGTGACCTGGGTCGCGTGTTCCGTGTGGCCGAGGCCCTGGAATACGGCATGGTCGGCATCAATACCGGCCTGATCTCCAACGAAGTAGCGCCGTTCGGCGGCGTCAAGGCCTCCGGCCTGGGCCGCGAAGGCTCCAAGTACGGCATCGAGGATTACCTGGAGATCAAGTACCTCTGCCTCGGCGGTATCTAA
- a CDS encoding AraC family transcriptional regulator, translating into MTEASTLASWTRALRRQLDSLGLDSTALCQQAGLDPSQLDDPNARYPLSATTRLWQLAVAASGDPALGLSTSRHVAPTTFHALGLALVASGSLREIFERIVRYHQVVSDALELELREIGEVCELHLRLPPGALAPAPEAIDAFAAIYVRTCRNRLDRNYAPLAVHLRRPPPADPQPWLDVFRAPLHFAAAEDMLCFARADFDRPLEDGNPELAAHNETVLQKRLEALQPDTVVRRLRRALEQCLPNGEPSAEALAHGLHLSLRSLQRHLSDEGSSYEQVLADTRHALAVQHLQSADCSISEIAYLLGFADSSSFSRAFKRWNGQSPSQYRERLRGACSAERTALQRRRHKRSEY; encoded by the coding sequence ATGACTGAAGCCTCCACCCTGGCCAGCTGGACTCGCGCCCTGCGCCGCCAGCTCGACTCGCTCGGCCTGGACAGTACCGCGCTGTGCCAGCAGGCCGGCCTCGACCCGAGCCAGCTCGACGACCCCAATGCGCGCTACCCGCTGTCCGCCACCACCCGTCTGTGGCAACTGGCGGTGGCCGCCAGCGGCGATCCGGCGCTGGGCCTGAGCACCTCGCGGCATGTCGCCCCCACCACCTTTCACGCCCTCGGCCTGGCCCTGGTGGCCAGCGGCAGCCTGCGCGAGATCTTCGAGCGCATCGTGCGCTACCACCAGGTGGTCAGCGATGCCCTGGAGCTGGAGCTGCGCGAAATAGGCGAAGTCTGCGAACTGCACCTGCGCCTGCCGCCGGGCGCCCTGGCGCCGGCCCCCGAGGCCATCGACGCCTTCGCCGCCATCTACGTACGCACCTGCCGCAATCGCCTGGATCGCAACTACGCGCCACTGGCCGTGCACCTGCGCCGCCCGCCACCAGCCGACCCGCAACCCTGGCTGGACGTGTTCCGCGCGCCGCTGCACTTCGCCGCCGCCGAAGACATGCTGTGCTTCGCCCGCGCCGACTTCGACCGCCCCCTGGAAGACGGCAACCCCGAGCTGGCCGCGCACAACGAGACGGTGCTGCAGAAGCGCCTCGAAGCGCTGCAACCGGACACCGTGGTGCGCCGCCTGCGCCGCGCCCTGGAGCAATGCCTGCCAAACGGCGAGCCGTCCGCCGAAGCCCTGGCCCACGGTCTGCACCTGAGCCTGCGCAGCCTGCAACGCCACCTCAGCGACGAAGGCAGCAGCTACGAACAGGTGCTCGCCGACACCCGCCACGCCCTCGCCGTGCAACATCTGCAGAGCGCCGACTGCTCGATCAGCGAGATCGCCTACCTGCTCGGTTTCGCCGACAGCAGCAGCTTCAGCCGCGCCTTCAAACGCTGGAACGGGCAGAGCCCGAGCCAGTACCGCGAGCGCCTGCGCGGCGCCTGTAGCGCAGAGCGAACGGCACTACAGCGGCGCCGGCACAAACGTTCTGAATATTGA
- a CDS encoding fatty acid desaturase, whose amino-acid sequence MTPTPATHALHNDQQRAAHIRSVVMARGEELRQRYPILQHQDALGAAILAFALAGMLGSAWLYLEGAIAWWACLLANAFFASLTHELEHDLIHSMYFRKQRVPHNLMMALVWLARPSTINPWIRRHLHLNHHKVSGSETDIEERAITNGEPWGIARLLMVGDNVMSSLIRLLRAKTWAHKKMIVSRTLKGYAPLGLLNWSTWYVFLGFHLIDFIASLAGAPIAWSATTLSVMHGVTIAVVVLVGPNVLRTFCLHFISSNMHYYGDIEAGNVVQQTQVLNPWWLWPLQAFCFNFGSTHGIHHFVVKEPFYIRQLTAPVAHQVMREAGVRFNDFGTFARANRWQPLNKPAAESAQTA is encoded by the coding sequence ATGACCCCGACTCCTGCAACCCATGCCCTGCACAATGACCAGCAGCGCGCCGCCCACATCCGTAGCGTGGTGATGGCGCGTGGCGAGGAGCTGCGCCAGCGCTACCCTATCCTGCAGCACCAGGACGCCCTCGGCGCCGCCATCCTGGCCTTCGCCCTGGCCGGCATGCTCGGCTCGGCCTGGCTCTACCTGGAAGGTGCTATCGCCTGGTGGGCCTGCCTGCTGGCCAATGCCTTCTTCGCCTCGCTGACCCACGAGCTGGAGCACGACCTGATCCACTCCATGTACTTCCGCAAGCAGCGCGTGCCGCACAACCTGATGATGGCGCTGGTGTGGCTGGCGCGGCCGAGCACGATCAACCCGTGGATTCGCCGCCACCTGCACCTCAACCACCACAAGGTGTCCGGCAGCGAGACCGATATCGAGGAGCGCGCCATCACCAACGGCGAGCCCTGGGGCATCGCTCGCCTGCTGATGGTCGGCGACAACGTGATGTCCTCGCTGATCCGCTTGCTGCGCGCCAAGACCTGGGCGCACAAGAAGATGATCGTCAGCCGCACCCTCAAGGGCTATGCGCCGCTGGGCCTGCTCAACTGGAGCACCTGGTATGTGTTCCTCGGCTTCCATCTGATCGACTTCATCGCCAGCCTGGCCGGCGCGCCGATCGCCTGGTCGGCCACCACCCTGAGCGTGATGCATGGCGTGACCATCGCCGTGGTGGTGCTGGTCGGGCCCAACGTGCTGCGCACCTTCTGCCTGCACTTCATCAGCTCGAACATGCACTACTACGGCGACATCGAGGCCGGCAACGTGGTGCAGCAGACCCAGGTGCTCAACCCCTGGTGGCTGTGGCCGCTGCAGGCGTTCTGCTTCAACTTCGGCAGCACCCACGGCATCCACCACTTCGTGGTCAAGGAACCCTTCTATATCCGTCAGCTGACCGCGCCGGTGGCGCACCAGGTGATGCGTGAGGCCGGGGTGCGTTTCAACGACTTCGGCACCTTCGCCCGCGCCAACCGCTGGCAGCCGCTGAACAAGCCGGCCGCTGAATCCGCGCAGACCGCCTGA
- a CDS encoding NAD(P)H-dependent oxidoreductase, with translation MNILIVHAHPEPQSFCTAMKDLAVTTLQQAGHSVQVSDLYAMNWNPVASAADFQQRSNPDYLVYALEQRHAHGQQALAADIAGELDKLLWADLLILNFPLFWCSVPAILKGWIDRVLVSGVCYGGLRFYDRGGLAGKRALLSFSLGGQQHMFADEEAVHGAWEPMLRPLQRGTLAYTGFSVLPPFAAYHVPYISQQGREDILEQYADYLLQLESLEPLGFPSLADFDRHLHPLRSQVPV, from the coding sequence ATGAATATCCTGATCGTCCACGCCCATCCCGAGCCGCAGTCCTTCTGCACGGCGATGAAGGACCTTGCCGTGACCACCCTGCAGCAGGCCGGGCACAGCGTGCAGGTCTCCGACCTGTATGCGATGAACTGGAACCCGGTGGCCAGCGCCGCCGACTTCCAGCAGCGCAGCAACCCGGACTACCTGGTCTATGCCCTCGAACAGCGCCACGCCCATGGCCAGCAGGCGCTGGCCGCCGACATCGCCGGCGAGCTGGACAAGCTGCTCTGGGCCGACCTGCTGATCCTCAACTTCCCGCTGTTCTGGTGCTCGGTGCCGGCCATCCTCAAGGGCTGGATCGACCGCGTGCTGGTCTCCGGCGTGTGCTACGGCGGCCTGCGCTTCTACGACCGCGGCGGCCTGGCCGGCAAGCGCGCGCTGCTCAGCTTCAGCCTTGGCGGCCAGCAGCACATGTTCGCCGATGAAGAAGCCGTGCACGGCGCCTGGGAGCCCATGCTGCGCCCGCTGCAGCGCGGCACCCTGGCCTACACCGGGTTCAGCGTGCTGCCGCCGTTCGCCGCCTACCATGTGCCCTATATCAGCCAACAGGGGCGTGAAGACATTCTCGAGCAATACGCCGACTACCTGCTTCAGCTGGAAAGCCTCGAACCGCTGGGCTTCCCCTCGCTGGCCGACTTCGACCGCCACCTGCACCCGCTGCGCAGCCAGGTGCCGGTATGA
- a CDS encoding rubredoxin — MKRWICVICGLIYDEAAGWPDDGIPAGTPWAEVPDDWLCPDCGVSKADFAMQEL; from the coding sequence ATGAAGCGCTGGATCTGCGTGATCTGCGGGCTGATCTACGACGAAGCCGCCGGCTGGCCGGACGACGGCATCCCCGCCGGCACGCCCTGGGCCGAGGTGCCGGATGACTGGCTGTGCCCGGATTGCGGGGTGAGCAAGGCCGATTTCGCCATGCAGGAGCTCTGA